Proteins from one Malaya genurostris strain Urasoe2022 chromosome 2, Malgen_1.1, whole genome shotgun sequence genomic window:
- the LOC131431169 gene encoding trypsin-1-like — translation MIRSITLVFAVLIVVQGSILPENKELLPRPRYDPNLHSVDEHGKIVGGFAINITDAPHQVSLQSRGRHICGGSIIANQWVLTAAHCTDGASASNLKVRVGSSRHASEGRLIDINRIVQHPNYNSDSIDYDYSLLNLKEVIEFGSNAKPIALPKQGEAVKDNTRCTISGWGNTQSSAESNAVLRAAYVPAVNQQRCNKAYEIYGGVTDRMICAGLRQGGRDSCQGDSGGPMVANKKLVGVVSWGLGCARPNYPGVYSRVAVVREWIRENAGV, via the exons ATGATTCGCTCAATAACCCTAGTTTTTGCCGTGCTAATTGTAGTACAAGGGTCAA TCCTACCCGAGAACAAGGAACTACTCCCCAGACCACGTTACGACCCAAATCTTCATTCGGTAGATGAACACGGTAAGATTGTAGGTGGATTTGCCATCAACATAACGGATGCTCCCCACCAAGTATCACTGCAGTCCCGTGGAAGACACATCTGTGGCGGATCAATCATTGCCAACCAATGGGTTCTAACGGCAGCTCATTGTACGGACGGAGCTAGCGCAAGTAACCTGAAGGTACGGGTTGGTTCTTCCAGACATGCATCGGAAGGACGTCTGATAGACATCAACCGCATTGTTCAGCATCCAAATTATAACAGCGACTCGATTGACTACGACTATTCCTTACTGAATCTGAAGGAAGTTATTGAATTTGGAAGCAATGCGAAACCAATTGCATTACCCAAACAAGGCGAAGCAGTGAAAGACAATACCCGTTGCACGATTTCCGGTTGGGGCAATACTCAG AGTTCTGCCGAGTCGAATGCCGTTCTACGGGCCGCGTATGTACCAGCCGTCAACCAACAGCGCTGCAATAAAGCTTACGAGATTTACGGTGGAGTAACGGATCGTATGATTTGTGCTGGATTGCGTCAAGGCGGCAGAGATTCTTGCCAGGGAGATTCCGGTGGTCCAATGGTCGCCAACAAAAAACTAGTTGGTGTTGTCTCGTGGGGTTTGGGATGTGCTCGCCCGAACTATCCTGGCGTATATTCACGAGTGGCCGTAGTACGTGAATGGATTCGAGAAAACGCCGGAGTCTGA